In Cyanobacteriota bacterium, the genomic stretch TCGCCCACGACCTCTGGAATGCTAGCGCAATTAGCCGCAATCGCCACTGTTCCACATACCATCGCCTCCAGGGGTGGAATGCCAAATCCCTCGTATAGAGACGGATAGACCAGCGCTAGACTGTGATGGTACAGGGTAGCCAGGCAGCGATCGTCTACTAAACCAGCGTGATGAATGCGATCGCCCAACCGCAATGCAGCAATATGAGCCTGTTCTTCAGCACTGAAGGGTGAACCAACTACACACAGAGTTAAATCTCGATAGTTCTGGACAATCACGGCTAATGCCTGTAACAACCCATCAAAGTTTTTATAACCACGGCGACCACCAACATAGAGCAAGTAGGGTTGCCTCGGGGTTACGGGTGCTGCGCTGACCATGCTGGGGTGTAAATCGGTAGCTAGGTAGGTTACTGTAGTCTTAGCTTCTAGATGGGGATAGCGTTCTAGCAGGTCTTGACGAGTATGCTCAGAAATGCAGAGGATAGCTTGCGCTGCGTGGACTGCCTGACGCTTACATTCAGTGATAGTGCCCAAGGGGTCTAAGTCTGCTGCAAATCGTTCAGTAATCATGTCCCAGACGGTGATAACGAGCGGATAGGAAACTCGAGCAAATGCTTGGTTGGTGAGCAAGCTATAGTAGGTTGGATGGATGATATCAGGACGAGTTTGAGCAGTAACCCATCGGAAGTAATATGCACCGAATCGACCAGAAATACGGCTAGGCAAGAGCCGCGATCGATAAAGACACAGCCTGAGCCTAGGATGAGCGATCGCAGTTACAGGGTTACCATAGCAAGCCATGACCGTCGGAGTGACTGTTGCAGGCAGATGACTAATTAGATTATTGAAGTAT encodes the following:
- a CDS encoding glycosyltransferase family 4 protein, which gives rise to MRVLYDGLVYTHLFVGGINRYFNNLISHLPATVTPTVMACYGNPVTAIAHPRLRLCLYRSRLLPSRISGRFGAYYFRWVTAQTRPDIIHPTYYSLLTNQAFARVSYPLVITVWDMITERFAADLDPLGTITECKRQAVHAAQAILCISEHTRQDLLERYPHLEAKTTVTYLATDLHPSMVSAAPVTPRQPYLLYVGGRRGYKNFDGLLQALAVIVQNYRDLTLCVVGSPFSAEEQAHIAALRLGDRIHHAGLVDDRCLATLYHHSLALVYPSLYEGFGIPPLEAMVCGTVAIAANCASIPEVVGDAGLLFDPKQPDELIDQLLWVLNNPSERDRLIAKGQQRASQFSWQKTAAETMAVYQSLCDAK